From a region of the Syngnathus scovelli strain Florida chromosome 19, RoL_Ssco_1.2, whole genome shotgun sequence genome:
- the LOC125987460 gene encoding interleukin-11-like isoform X3, which produces MFRDSASCMLRLLLLVELLGPARCGPAHHNAILCNVLKSAVNQMDVIRKTARRLQPYDEEAAELDGFLDTRLQSLPVIATTAAHLRTWKANESLLRLHANALAFRAHAEWLKAAAENVSLPSEAAGVSAVHLLRLANLVRTALIQMEVALPLPPLRPSLPAVLTAFEALRYSAEMSRRLDVFCGFSKRLVRHLRRVAACPSRR; this is translated from the exons A TGTTTCGTGACTCCGCCTCCTGTATGCTGCGCCTGCTGCTATTGGTTGAGCTGCTCGGACCGGCGCGTTGCGGCCCCGCCCACCACAATGCCATTCTCTGCAACGTGCTCAAGTCGGCTGTCAATCAAATGGACGTCATCAGAAAGACGGCGCGACGGCTGCAACCC TACGACGAGGAGGCGGCGGAGTTGGACGGCTTTCTGGACACTCGACTCCAAAGTCTTCCCGTCATAGCAACGACCGCTGCCCACTTGCGCACGTGGAAG GCCAACGAATCGCTGTTGAGGCTGCACGCCAACGCGCTGGCCTTCCGTGCGCACGCGGAATGGCTGAAGGCGGCCGCTGAGAACGTCAGCTTGCCCTCCGAGGCCGCGGGGGTCTCCGCCGTTCACCTGCTACGCCTGGCCAACCTTGTCAGGACGGCGCTGATCCAG ATGGAGGTGGCGTTGCCACTGCCACCGCTGCGGCCCTCGCTTCCAGCGGTGCTGACAGCCTTCGAGGCTCTGCGCTACTCGGCCGAGATGTCACGCCGCTTGGACGTCTTCTGTGGCTTCTCCAAGCGCCTCGTACGGCATCTGCGCAGGGTGGCTGCCTGCCCTTCTAGAAGATGA
- the LOC125987460 gene encoding uncharacterized protein isoform X1, with the protein MFRDSASCMLRLLLLVELLGPARCGPAHHNAILCNVLKSAVNQMDVIRKTARRLQPVRALRPPAAGAAAPVATFAFAFQYDEEAAELDGFLDTRLQSLPVIATTAAHLRTWKANESLLRLHANALAFRAHAEWLKAAAENVSLPSEAAGVSAVHLLRLANLVRTALIQMEVALPLPPLRPSLPAVLTAFEALRYSAEMSRRLDVFCGFSKRLVRHLRRVAACPSRR; encoded by the exons A TGTTTCGTGACTCCGCCTCCTGTATGCTGCGCCTGCTGCTATTGGTTGAGCTGCTCGGACCGGCGCGTTGCGGCCCCGCCCACCACAATGCCATTCTCTGCAACGTGCTCAAGTCGGCTGTCAATCAAATGGACGTCATCAGAAAGACGGCGCGACGGCTGCAACCCGTGCGTGCTCTTCGACCTCCCGCTGCTGGTGCAGCAGCCCCGGTGGCAACTTTTGCATTTGCCTTTCAGTACGACGAGGAGGCGGCGGAGTTGGACGGCTTTCTGGACACTCGACTCCAAAGTCTTCCCGTCATAGCAACGACCGCTGCCCACTTGCGCACGTGGAAG GCCAACGAATCGCTGTTGAGGCTGCACGCCAACGCGCTGGCCTTCCGTGCGCACGCGGAATGGCTGAAGGCGGCCGCTGAGAACGTCAGCTTGCCCTCCGAGGCCGCGGGGGTCTCCGCCGTTCACCTGCTACGCCTGGCCAACCTTGTCAGGACGGCGCTGATCCAG ATGGAGGTGGCGTTGCCACTGCCACCGCTGCGGCCCTCGCTTCCAGCGGTGCTGACAGCCTTCGAGGCTCTGCGCTACTCGGCCGAGATGTCACGCCGCTTGGACGTCTTCTGTGGCTTCTCCAAGCGCCTCGTACGGCATCTGCGCAGGGTGGCTGCCTGCCCTTCTAGAAGATGA
- the LOC125987460 gene encoding uncharacterized protein isoform X2 — MLRLLLLVELLGPARCGPAHHNAILCNVLKSAVNQMDVIRKTARRLQPVRALRPPAAGAAAPVATFAFAFQYDEEAAELDGFLDTRLQSLPVIATTAAHLRTWKANESLLRLHANALAFRAHAEWLKAAAENVSLPSEAAGVSAVHLLRLANLVRTALIQMEVALPLPPLRPSLPAVLTAFEALRYSAEMSRRLDVFCGFSKRLVRHLRRVAACPSRR; from the exons ATGCTGCGCCTGCTGCTATTGGTTGAGCTGCTCGGACCGGCGCGTTGCGGCCCCGCCCACCACAATGCCATTCTCTGCAACGTGCTCAAGTCGGCTGTCAATCAAATGGACGTCATCAGAAAGACGGCGCGACGGCTGCAACCCGTGCGTGCTCTTCGACCTCCCGCTGCTGGTGCAGCAGCCCCGGTGGCAACTTTTGCATTTGCCTTTCAGTACGACGAGGAGGCGGCGGAGTTGGACGGCTTTCTGGACACTCGACTCCAAAGTCTTCCCGTCATAGCAACGACCGCTGCCCACTTGCGCACGTGGAAG GCCAACGAATCGCTGTTGAGGCTGCACGCCAACGCGCTGGCCTTCCGTGCGCACGCGGAATGGCTGAAGGCGGCCGCTGAGAACGTCAGCTTGCCCTCCGAGGCCGCGGGGGTCTCCGCCGTTCACCTGCTACGCCTGGCCAACCTTGTCAGGACGGCGCTGATCCAG ATGGAGGTGGCGTTGCCACTGCCACCGCTGCGGCCCTCGCTTCCAGCGGTGCTGACAGCCTTCGAGGCTCTGCGCTACTCGGCCGAGATGTCACGCCGCTTGGACGTCTTCTGTGGCTTCTCCAAGCGCCTCGTACGGCATCTGCGCAGGGTGGCTGCCTGCCCTTCTAGAAGATGA